In the Pogona vitticeps strain Pit_001003342236 chromosome 2, PviZW2.1, whole genome shotgun sequence genome, ctgagcgatttttttcctcaaaatgaatagcaaactcgtcacagcgagctgatgagcagtccgggacctccaccagatttcccggttgaagaagatcccggaccacccaatttacagcattcccaccatctaccagggaggctaCCCGATCAAAATATAGATATAAAATTAATCTAGCAGGATttttgacaaatccgtgttgacttctagttattattgcattgttttcaaggtgcttgcagagcaACCGCTTTAGAATTTGTTCCataattttccctgggattgatgtcaggctgactggtctgtacaGTAGTTCCCAgatttcccctttttgaagacagggacaacattgcTGTCTTAGGTCCTtccagggagaaaggtgggatagaaatattttaaataaacaaataaacatccCTGGGACTTCACCTGTTCTCCATAGTTTCAAGAGCATAATACATTTCCTTAAATCTGATgtcatttattttttgcattattCTCAACAAACACTTCATTTGAGTTGGTGCAGCTTGGTTGCATGGTGTGATTTTGTCTCCGTCTTCCTGAGATTCTTTCCTCGTTCTGAGCAGTAATTCCTTTTGCTCCGACTCCACAGAATCACAACCGAGGAGTGGTTGGAGTGTGGTCAGGTGTGGGTTGTCACATGCATTTCAGCCACCTAGCCTTTTTGAGGAAGGGGAGGAATTTAATATTTGATGGGGTTATGGAAAAACACATGgaaacagaggaggagagagaaggtggGAATGAGATGTAGGAAAACCCATTCTTTCAGCCAGGTAGTGCCTGCTTGGGGAATAATTATTCCTCTCAGTGTTGGTGGTTTTCCGCCCATCATCCTTTGCTGTTGGTTTGGCTTTGATGGCAGTTGCCAATCAAACACAGAACACGTTGAAAAACCAGAACATGTAGTTGTCTAAAAATATTTCCCAAAACAGAGAGTGACACAGTGGTTAGACTGCACAATTGCAGTGAAgaatctgctcacaacctgagtttgacccCAACAGGCTCAGttagccggcttgaggttgactcagccttccgtccttctgagggTCCGTAAAAGGAGTAGCCGGCTCATTGGCGGTTGTGCGCAAAGTGTTGTATGCATAACTGTCTTGCAAACTGCGCAGAGAGTACTTTaacattatggggtggtatataagtcaaaacgtCAACTACCACTAGATACCTTGGGCTGAAAAAGGAACTTCTTCATTTCTCTTGATTTTATGTTGTCTTCTTTTATTTAGCAAGACCGAAGAGATAGTTGTGGACagaaattttaacaaattaaccATATTTTAGTGTAGGTGTCACTAAGGAGTTGCATATCTACTCACGCAATCCTGAAGTAGCAGGAAATACAGGAGTTTCTACATGATCACTGTAGAAACATCTCATTTtaacaaaacacaaacatttccattattgttgttttgaagCAACTAATCTTAACTGAGATCCAATGATGTGTAGCTGTTGGATAATgacttgggagatctgggttcaaatccctgctcagttatGGAAACTCATGGAGGAACTGCAGTTGCAAAACTGCTCCTTCAGTATCTTAATAGGAAAAAAGACTGTAGTGCCAAAATGAAACAATTGTAGTATAAATTTTGTTTacctttatattttattactttttttagaCTTCTAAGCCTCCCATCTGACCAAGTCACTCTCGATGGTGTACAACAACTATAAAACATACAGTTCCAATTATACAACAAAgtaaaagttaatttaaaattCATTGGGTAGCTGTAGCTGTTAAGCATTCAAGCGGAGCTTTTAGGAATAGCATGATTTAGAAAATCTGCCCAAATAGGaaggttttaaaagactttttaaaatcaccaggAGAATTTTGGAAGGTGGTTTCTTCCAGAGCAGAGGTGCAACTGCCCAGAAAGCCCAGctctttgttttctcctccaGGGCCTCCCCCTTTAAATGAGTGATcaaagtgaaagaagaatgtgGCAAAGCAGAACTACAGTTGAACAGCCAAACAAAAGTCCGAGGCCTCTTCAGACTTCTTCAATGGCTATATcacataaaacagaacagaaaaagcatgtttaaaataacatttttttctagAGACAATATTCTAAGCATTGTACATAAATAAGGAGCTCTTGGAGGAGATGGGGCTGGATTTAGTAATGTATTggaatgtttttattaattagaattgtctatttatattgttactgtattattttactgttgtTAGCCGGCTAGaatggtcctcaccgaccagataggtggggtataaataataataataataataataataataataataataataataataataataataataataataataataataataataataataatagtaattgttattgttattgttgttgttgttgttgttgttgttgttattattattattattattattattattattattattattattattattattattattattattattattattattattattatttaggggAGGATCCCCAGCAGAGGCTCACTTGCCCCAGGAGGAAGGGGCGCCTGGCTCTTCCAGGGACTCTCCACGTGCTGCCCCAccgcctccctcccttcttttccccACCTGGGGGGTCACCCCCCcttcccaccaccccacccccgcaaGTAGGGCTCTCCGGGCCCCGGAACGCGCGAAAAGGGGATCCGGCGGGAAAGAAACGGAGGGCGCACCTTACCCGAGGCAACGGCTCTCTAGGAAGGAAGGCTCTATCATTTTAACGCTATAGAGGACTTTAAAGGCCCCTAGGAACAAAAAGAAGCTCCCAAGGGCCAGATGGGGGCGCGCTTTATAACCCTGGCCTACCTGGCCGGGTTGTCGCACCTCCTCCTTTGAGCAGGTCTTCCAAACAAATAGAATACTGCATCACACAATGCCTTCCAGTGCAAAATATGCGGAGAAAGCCATTTTGCTGTTcctaatgtatttttgaaagAGTTTAGTTTCTTTTGTGAAAACCAGGGACGCTTTTTTATAGTACTAAAAGTGAAGGGGAGTAGAAAATCCCACATTTACTGCAAGTTGAGATAACAGGGAAGGGAAAGAGTTGCTCAGATCGTGTTATCCATGGGTACAaaaggacccccttatccacggcATCAAGATCCACTGAGGCACTTCTCTGCTGCccgaaaatactaaataaaaacatccagaaatattatttatatgtatttgccagagctggccactagaaggcGCCAGAGACCATGGAATGTAAAGCGTTCCACGCTTCTgcggttttcagcatccgcggggaggggcttggaacccaTCTCCTGCAGATACCTTATTTTTATGTTCTCTTTTTAAAGTCACTATGGAAAAtatggaagattttaaaaaaagaaaccgggCCCACTCCTTTGACTCTAAGAAACAAGTTGCAGGTGCAATACAGTAGATCAAAAGTGGGGAAGGTGTGAGCctccagaattcaccaggaatgcATATATTCTCTGCCCAAGGCAACTATGAGAGCAACATCAAGAgtgctaaacatttttttttcccagcagcaAACATTACTGGGCTAGATGACGCATCAATATGCTGGACTGCATcacacacagagattttttttttgtctttctcacATTCCATTTTGtccaataataatcatgtgccgtcaaatgagttctgagttatggcaatcGTTTTCAGCactttctaggtacagaatcCTCAGGAGTGGCtgagcattcccttcttctgagagtgccctgggtttttgcagcttgcccgaggctacacaggctggcttttctcccaggagacacaatggggaatcaaactctgaacctAAAATCTATAACCTTAGagctgcattgctggaaggggccccatccagttcctgtcaaggaggcacagtggggaattgaactcacaacctctgactctgtagccagagacctaagccactgagatatccagccagccaaTTTTGTCTCTACAACACTCATCATCCCACTGAAGAGTGACTTGTCCCCCTTGATGAACCTTGACCAGTGTGGCCAAACTCaaaggagacccccccccaatgcaCCGCCCCCAGTCCAACTACATCGATTTAAGTGGCATCAGAGAGGTGTTTGTTCAGGATAAGGATGAACATCTGATGGAACCTCaggaaggtggggggaggaaacaaTCTGCAAATAGgacaaatccatgcaatgggacagtttattgaaaaaaataagtCATGATGACAGACCTGGGAGTTTGAGAAAACTCCTGTCTTTGATCCTTGactctattttaattttaattatgctGAACACGACAAAAAAACCTAAATTTAACCAAATCTTTACCATGAGATCCCACCCCAATCCATTTCAcaaccttcattttaaaaaaattatcaagaGATTTCCAGTATGGACACAGGTAACAGACTCAAGACAAAAATCTCACTCTCGTGGATGTAGAAAACACTCAGAACCTGGGACCCTCGTGTAAAGAGCCACTGATTTTAAGCAGGTTGCTTTAATTCCCCCAGAAATAACCATACTGGGATACAGAGCAAGTAAACACATTGCTGATCCTTATTTGGGCATTAATTACTTATacatgtaattaataaaatacTTCCATGAATCTTAAAagctccagagaatcctgctgcTTGTCCATGCCAGACCGATTCCCTcagaacatgtaaaaatgcatcTTTTTATCTGATTTCTGCTGTCATCAAAGCATCTTAGATGTTTCCCTGTTTGGACATCTTTGAaaaacctcctttttttctgccttgtGCCCCTCCAGCTAGAGCCAACCACAGCCTTCACTGATCTCGCCAACATGGACACTTCAGTGGATGGTTCTTAAGAGTCATACAGCCAGTCATGTCTCTTGGATGTTTGGTTGAGGACAGAAATCCTCAAGTCTTGTGGAGGTAGAGGTAACAAGCAAGAGTCATGTCTAGACAAACTTGTCTTTTTGTTGAGCTATAATCACTGATGCCAgtattgtaaagaaaaaaaaacactacaatgCTAAGGTGAGGGGCTGATTGGTTTAATTTTCCTCCATATTTTTTTGGAAtaaattttttttactgaaaagaCAAGATTTCAAGTAATGGACTTGCTTCAGTCAAAGGGATGTTTCGTCCAAAGGACCAAAGAAAGGGTTCATCATTTATTTGGGCATCCAACCTAACCCCTCTGGCCTTGCACTCCGTTTGTGGTCAACCTTGGAGGTCCgctttgtttctctttttgaaatGGCTACGTTTTTACACTCCAGGAGATAACACCCAGCCTCGGCTGCCCCTTCCCAAATCCTCACTATGGTGCTGGCGCTTTGTGACTATCTAAGTCAACCAAGCAACTGTACGAGATCAGTTACGCAAAGCAGCTGTATTAGAAGTGAAAGCCCAGATGGGTTTTCAAATTTCCAGATGTGGTCATGAGTTCAAAAGAGGGGGAAACCAAGATTTAAATGCAAGGGAATATGCTGTCTACTGGGCAGAGGCCACACCTCATCCTATCTGGAGATTAGAGGTGTGCACTTTAACGCGCTTTGTACAAAGCTGTCAGGGCAGCTAATTGGACAACTCACCCTGCTTTGGAGGGTGCAAGAGTCCTCCTTCTCTGATGACACTCCAATCCAGATAGAAGCTCAGCtggcctttccctgcctcctccggcaACTGACCCCTCATTAGGTGCCTGGGGAGAATGCTCTTGCACCTCATCAGActggttggctgctggaggaggcgcgGCTGGGCCAGCCAGGCTCCTGCCCAGATTGGAGCACCATTGGATAAGGAGGGCCCCACTGGTGCATGAAGTAAGGTGAGTGGCCTGGCTGGCCAGTGGGGAAGGATGGCCACTTGTGGTGCTGCACTCTCAGCTTCATATGGAGTGCTTTGTGCTTTGCAAATGAATGAGATCCACCTCATCCTACTTAGAAATGTTTCTTCCAGTGAATGAGAATCAGGTGAAAAAAACAGGACTGCAGCTAAACAGGAAGAAGACAATCACGTCTATAGTAAAACATGGTGTGGGAGTTTCTTTTGATACGAGCTAACTGAGGTTGCCGTGATTTCATGGGGCCTCATCAAGCAATGATAAAGATGGGATTTGACCTTTTCTTGATGATTCTACTTGGCTCCTGTAAAAAAAAGGTGCTGTTGaacaagaaaaggagagaaaagagggaagaatgAAATCTGTGTGGATTTTCAGATGGCGAGCCAGACGCGGGAGAATGAAAGAAGTAAGCAGTTGGAgcacctttcctccaaagaagagTTGGAGTTCTTGGTGttaagggaaaagaaggggaagagaagctgagaagaaaggaaggacatcagaaaccacaaacTCAGAAGGTGCAACCACCCACATTTTCTGAAACAGGAAAACCTATTATCTCTCTGGCTTGAATCAAccgaaaacattattttattgtcCACCAAGGTATTAAATATCTGTCAACTTCTAGTGAGAAAATATCTGCATCATCTTCAGCTGCAGAGATGCTTAGATGTTACGCAAGGTACAATTCCTGCCTAAAGACCTCTCCGCGTCCCACGCGTTTCTCGGCAGTATCTTTCTCTCCATGAACtctctgaggaaaaagaaaagtttgcCCTGCAACGGAAGCCCATTCCTCATTCCAAACTCGCAGGCGGCTTCTCCTCTCTGTGGATCCTCATGTGGGAAGCCAGGTTTGTGCTCCGAATGAAGCCCTTCCCGCAGGCAAAACACTTAAATGGTTTCTCGCCGGTGTGGATCttttgatgggaactgaagttgcTTCTATCCCggaagctctttccgcactccaggcatttaaacggcttctctcctgtgtggatcctcatatgagTAGCAAGGGTTGtgttgtgactgaagctctttccacattccaggcattcaaacggcttctcccctgtgtggagtCGTTGATGGGAACTAAGGCCGTTTCCATCGCTCAAGCTCTTTCCACGTTCCGGAAATGTGCATGGTTTCTCATGGTGGATTCTCTTGTGGGAAGCAAGGTGTGTGCTCTGATTAAAGCATTTTCCGCATTCCACACAGGTAAatggtttctctccggtgtggatTCTCACGTGGGAGGTCAGGTTCGCACTCTGcgtgaagcttttcccacattccagacaTGTAAACGGCTTCTCTCCGGTGTGGATCCGCATGTGGCGGGTAAGGTGCGTGCTgtaactgaagctcttcccacattctgaaCAGGGAAACGGTTTCTCCTCCGTGTGGATTTTCATATGGCGAACCAGGCTTGGGTTGTGTCCAAACCTCTTCCCACATTTGgagcatttaaagggtttctccttCGTGTGGATTCTCTCATGAGAAATAAGGGTCCCTTTatggctgaagctcttcccacattccatgcatttgaagggcttctcccctgtgtggattctcttgtGGGAGACAAGGTGTGTATTGCGGTTGAACCTCTTTCCACAGTCAAAGCACTGAAACCGTTTCTCCCCTCTTTGCATTGTCTTACGGGGGATAAGGTCTGTGCTCTGACTAAAGCTGTTTTCAGGACATCtaacttgttttccttctctgtgtgttCTCAAatcttttccaggtggtgaatgATTCAAATAATTCTTCCTGTATTCTGAGCATTCCACTAGTTTCCGCCCCACATGGATTTTCCAGTGAGCATTTAGACTGGCTTGACAACGGAAGCTTTTCTTGCACACCAAACACTTATGGCATTTGTTGCTTTGACCAGATTCTTCTTCAAGCGGAGTCTCTTGTAAAGAAAAGGCTTCGTTCCCCTTCTGTCTgccttccttttttctcctctggGGATTCCCCTCCTCAATGACCAAGCATTCTTGAAGCAGTTCGTCTTCAGAGCTGCCTTCTCTCACAACAGAAGCTAAAATAAAAGAAACCTGATTTTATTGGAAGCATGGAGCTACaaactgtgcagcaatatcaatTAACCATTAACTAAATGAACCACAATTAACCAGAAACCTTATCCCTGCAGAAAACCTTTGACTCCATTCCCAGCACCAGGAGGctatataactacagtggtgccttgtgtaacgattacctcgttaaacgacaaaactgcttgacaatgaagttttaatggtaaaaatttgcttaacgatgatcggttccctgctttcagaaccgatttttcgctaaagaacaattttgaaacagctgatcggcagctctaaaatggccgcctgctgtgcaaaaaggCTCcctgttttcaggacggattcctcgctttacaggcactgaaaatggcctccctatggaggatcttcgctggacgctgaggtatttagcccactggaacgcattgaaccggtttcaatgcatttcaatgggcttttttgttttgcttgacgaggatttcgcttaacagcgatttcaacagaacgaattatccttgtcaagcgaggcaccactgtactatgtaatTTAATATCGCCATGCTACTCATAAAGTGGTTTCATCAGTTCAGCTTTGTCAAAAAGCCTTTACGATtaacacatttattcaaatagaacCTTTTGCGGTTGCAGGCCATTTCTTCAGACCCATGGACACTGCGGATTGTTAACCTTAAAAAGTACTGCAACAGTACAGTACCTTAGTATTTTTGCTTTGTGTGGGTTTTTATTCTTGCTGAAAGACTTAACAGAGTGACTGCTGGTGGGAACAGTTTCAACAGAACGTAAAGAAAAGCTCACCCAGAGACACCACGTGGGCAAAATTCTCCACCATGACTTCCCAGTGCAGAGCCTTCTGGCccggatccagcagcgcccactcctcctcggAGAAATgcacagccacctcctcaaaggctaCCAGGCCCTGAAGAAACAAGGAACGTCTTATTCATGAGCTAATTGCAATTGTTAAACTTTTCTAAAGAACAGTCCAGCAGGGAACACCAAAAAGTACAGGTTTCCTTACCATAGTCCAAGCTTTCCCTATAGTCTATTTTTGATAAAAGCAAATCCAATGGGAAagttttcatccatccatccctcccttcctcccccttccccataGGTCCTCTCATTCCACAAGATAAAGTATGTCTATTTTCAGAATCTCACCTCTCTACACAACTTCCCTACTTTCTCTGGACTTTGCACCCCTGTTCACCCTTTGTCGTTCCCTTATTAACCCTTGCCACCAGGCACTGCTTTCTCCTTAACACAGACTTACTTTACATACAGAAACGGCTTCAGCGAGAGGTTCTCTCACACAGATTGGGATCCCCAGGGAGGGAGAGGGCACCTCTGTCTGATCCGTGGCAGCCAGGATTTCTCACTCTTGAAGCACTTTAACACAACGGGATTTCTTCTCGGAAGGAAATAGTATTAATCAAGTTCTCTTTTGGTTTCAGTCAGCTACACACAACCATATGGTTTCTGTCAGAAGTGGGTCTGGCCAATTCCTGTATCCAGGGAAAGAAACACAATTAAATCCAGAAGTCCAGATGAAAATGAACAGATGGATTTGAGTCAGCGCATGGGGCTGGAAGAATTCGTGCAGAGGAAGataaggagggaagaaggaaggaagggagagagaaagaaagaaagaaagagggggggaaggaagaattTAGAATACCTAGATTCAATAATGCTGTGAAAAATTAAAGGCACGAATAGAAGactatatatttattcatttgtttgttttatatgccacatttcttccaacaagggacccaaagtggctcacaacattaaaattcaaacaatttaaaagcacagtaaattaaaaattaaaagatgaattaaatgagatatgatttaaaatacaattaaaagattaaaacatgaaaacaaaaaaatgattaAAGGTGAAGCTAGATTAAAGATTAAATATGATGTGAATTGACTCAGGATCAAGGAAGGAAGTTCACTGAGTCTGTAATACATGGGCACAGCTTTTAAGGACAGGATCTCTGGGAGATCACTCGTGAACAGATTCACTAGGGGCTAGAAGGGACTTGACACACAACAATGACAAGATTCATTGGCCAAGGATGGGGGCATGAAAAGTaaaaacaatgagcatacaaaggcagttgacatcattaaaaggcaatactcTATATAAAACTAAAGACGGTAAGCACACAAACATtagaaatgaacaaacaaatcttGCGCTGAGAAATGGCAAAAAAACCCCTAAATATTAAAAACCACTCCACCCCAAGGCTCCACTGAAGGGCCACCAAGCCATGAAATGTGTGCAGAATCCTGAATTGGGGTATTCAGAACTGCTCACAGGGCATGGTCTGGTCACGTGAAGGCTTTCCAGGCCAGGAAGACCAAATACCTCGGTTCTCACAGCCTGCACTGAAGACCAAGGTAGATCTTTGCAATACGGCCAAGGCTGGGCAGACCAAGAGTGTAAATGAGGATATAGCTGCTTCTGGGCCAAATGATTCTGGAAACGTGCATTTGGGTCTCTGGGCAGTGCAGGGGGGGGGAAACTTTATCA is a window encoding:
- the LOC110091743 gene encoding uncharacterized protein LOC110091743; translated protein: MVENFAHVVSLASVVREGSSEDELLQECLVIEEGNPQRRKKEGRQKGNEAFSLQETPLEEESGQSNKCHKCLVCKKSFRCQASLNAHWKIHVGRKLVECSEYRKNYLNHSPPGKDLRTHREGKQVRCPENSFSQSTDLIPRKTMQRGEKRFQCFDCGKRFNRNTHLVSHKRIHTGEKPFKCMECGKSFSHKGTLISHERIHTKEKPFKCSKCGKRFGHNPSLVRHMKIHTEEKPFPCSECGKSFSYSTHLTRHMRIHTGEKPFTCLECGKSFTQSANLTSHVRIHTGEKPFTCVECGKCFNQSTHLASHKRIHHEKPCTFPERGKSLSDGNGLSSHQRLHTGEKPFECLECGKSFSHNTTLATHMRIHTGEKPFKCLECGKSFRDRSNFSSHQKIHTGEKPFKCFACGKGFIRSTNLASHMRIHREEKPPASLE